Proteins encoded in a region of the Thunnus maccoyii chromosome 4, fThuMac1.1, whole genome shotgun sequence genome:
- the ppdpfb gene encoding pancreatic progenitor cell differentiation and proliferation factor B has protein sequence MAAIPAGGSLVATTDYYRRRIGSTSSSSSCGSSEYSGEVIPHHPGLPKQDSGHWWSSFFFGKQPGMTPLTEEAQQKAGVPGAVTNGQITCVAREMVMRRQVSESSDAGSPTSS, from the exons ATGGCAGCTATTCCAGCAGGCGGTTCTCTTGTGGCGACCACTGACTACTACCGAA GGCGCATCGGCTCTACGTCCAGCAGCAGCTCTTGTGGCAGTTCGGAGTACAGCGGAGAGGTCATCCCGCACCATCCAg GACTCCCCAAGCAGGACTCTGGCCATTGGTGGTCCAGTTTCTTCTTTGGGAAGCAGCCAGGGATGACCCCTCTGACTGAGGAGGCACAGCAGAA GGCGGGGGTCCCAGGTGCGGTGACGAATGGTCAAATCACCTGCGTCGCCAGGGAGATGGTGATGCGACGTCAGGTGAGTGAGAGCAGCGACGCAGGAAGCCCCACCTCCTCCTGA